Proteins from a genomic interval of Tenacibaculum sp. SZ-18:
- a CDS encoding YfhO family protein, with translation MKINKLLPYIGAILVFVVVSILYFNPVLSGKQIKQSDIDQFKGISKELREYREKNDKEAYWLNNAFSGMPGYLVSANYENDFLKEVDRILRFLPRPADYLFLYFFGFFILLMTLKVDWKLSIIGGLAFGFSTYLIIIIGAGHNAKAHAIAYMPIIISGVLLIFQKRFLLGFLLAAIGMTMEIGAGHIQMTYYLGFCIVILGIVELMEAVKTGKIVLFLKQVAIIVVAFIVGVGVNSSRLMATKEYADYSIRGKSELTIDSEGKPKPKKNNGLDYDYITQYSYGKLETMNLIVPRFMGGGTVDALSENSNFYKEFEAIAGSKAAKEYSKEVLTYWGDQPIVEAPAYIGAVIVFLFFLGIFLVDRKIKYWLVSATIFSIVLSWGKNLAFVTNFFIDFVPLYDKFRAVSSIQVIAELCIPLMAILGLNELFKNSKTNEEKLEYLKKAVYISLGLIVGGFVLAHMTGNFEGIRDGQYQQYPSLIDALISDRKSLLLQDSLRSIFLIIITAGFIYQFLKNKVKLFFVYGAIISIVLFDLVSVNWNYVNTENFVSKRVIDKPFVPTKVDLDILKDKGYYRVVNFSGNFMNENRTSFFHRSVGGYHAAKLKRYQELVEYQVAKNNMEILNMLNTKYFILDADNFELNEEANGNAWFVEQLIPVKSANEEIMALTNIKTKKQAIVRSDKYKGSKTEFQKDSLSSIKLIKHDLNKMEYQSSSNSEGFAVFSEIFYAKGWNAYLDGKPVPHYQINYVLRGMNIPAGKHDIVFKFEPTIVKQGAQMAMFFYILLILVPIGLYILNKKKLLT, from the coding sequence ATGAAGATTAATAAGTTATTACCTTATATAGGCGCGATCCTAGTATTTGTTGTTGTATCAATATTATATTTTAATCCGGTTTTATCAGGAAAACAAATTAAGCAATCAGATATTGATCAGTTTAAAGGAATTTCTAAAGAATTACGTGAGTACAGAGAAAAAAATGATAAAGAGGCTTATTGGCTGAATAATGCTTTCAGTGGAATGCCTGGTTATTTAGTAAGTGCAAATTATGAGAATGACTTCTTAAAAGAAGTAGACAGAATCTTACGTTTTTTGCCTAGGCCAGCCGATTATCTATTTTTATATTTTTTTGGTTTTTTCATTCTGTTAATGACCTTAAAAGTAGATTGGAAATTATCGATAATAGGAGGTTTAGCTTTTGGTTTTTCAACTTATCTTATCATTATTATTGGAGCTGGACATAATGCGAAAGCCCATGCAATTGCTTATATGCCGATTATAATTTCTGGTGTACTACTTATTTTTCAAAAACGATTTTTACTCGGTTTTTTATTGGCTGCTATTGGAATGACAATGGAAATTGGAGCGGGTCATATTCAAATGACTTATTACTTAGGTTTTTGTATTGTGATTCTTGGAATTGTAGAGTTGATGGAAGCGGTTAAAACTGGAAAAATTGTATTATTTCTGAAACAAGTAGCTATTATAGTAGTTGCTTTTATTGTTGGAGTAGGAGTAAACTCTTCTCGTTTAATGGCGACTAAAGAATATGCTGATTACAGTATTAGAGGAAAGTCGGAGTTAACTATTGATAGCGAAGGAAAGCCAAAACCAAAAAAAAATAATGGTTTGGATTATGACTATATCACTCAATATAGTTATGGGAAATTAGAAACAATGAATTTAATAGTTCCTAGATTTATGGGTGGAGGAACTGTTGATGCTTTAAGTGAAAATTCTAATTTTTATAAAGAATTTGAAGCAATTGCGGGTTCGAAAGCTGCAAAGGAATATTCTAAAGAAGTATTAACATATTGGGGAGATCAACCAATTGTCGAAGCGCCTGCTTACATAGGTGCAGTTATTGTATTTTTGTTTTTTCTTGGAATATTTTTAGTTGATAGAAAAATAAAGTATTGGCTGGTTTCTGCAACTATTTTTTCAATTGTATTGAGTTGGGGTAAAAACTTAGCTTTTGTAACAAATTTCTTTATTGATTTTGTTCCTTTATATGATAAGTTTAGAGCAGTATCATCAATTCAGGTAATCGCAGAATTGTGTATTCCTTTAATGGCGATTTTAGGATTAAATGAGCTATTTAAGAATAGTAAAACGAATGAAGAAAAATTAGAGTATCTTAAAAAGGCGGTTTATATCTCATTAGGTTTGATCGTTGGAGGTTTTGTTTTAGCTCATATGACTGGTAATTTTGAAGGAATAAGAGACGGACAATACCAACAATATCCTTCGTTAATTGATGCTTTAATCAGCGATCGTAAAAGTTTATTACTACAAGATAGTTTACGTTCAATATTTTTGATAATAATTACTGCCGGGTTTATTTATCAGTTTTTGAAAAATAAGGTGAAATTATTTTTTGTTTATGGAGCAATAATCAGTATTGTATTATTTGATCTTGTTTCTGTAAATTGGAATTACGTTAACACAGAGAATTTTGTAAGTAAAAGAGTAATCGATAAACCGTTTGTTCCTACAAAGGTGGATCTTGATATCCTTAAGGATAAAGGATATTATAGAGTAGTTAACTTCTCTGGGAATTTTATGAATGAAAACCGAACGTCTTTTTTTCATAGGTCAGTTGGTGGATACCATGCGGCTAAATTGAAACGATATCAAGAATTAGTAGAGTATCAGGTAGCAAAAAATAACATGGAAATATTAAACATGTTAAATACAAAATATTTTATTCTTGATGCCGATAATTTTGAATTAAATGAAGAAGCTAATGGAAATGCTTGGTTCGTAGAGCAATTAATTCCTGTTAAATCTGCCAATGAGGAAATAATGGCTTTAACAAATATTAAAACAAAGAAACAAGCAATAGTAAGAAGCGACAAGTATAAAGGTAGTAAAACAGAGTTTCAAAAAGATTCTTTATCAAGTATAAAGTTGATTAAACATGATCTTAATAAGATGGAGTATCAAAGTTCAAGCAATAGTGAGGGTTTTGCTGTGTTTTCTGAGATATTTTATGCTAAAGGTTGGAATGCTTATTTAGATGGCAAACCTGTTCCTCATTATCAAATTAATTATGTATTACGAGGAATGAATATTCCTGCTGGCAAACATGATATAGTTTTCAAATTTGAACCAACCATTGTAAAACAAGGTGCTCAAATGGCAATGTTTTTTTATATTTTATTGATACTAGTTCCAATTGGTTTGTACATCCTAAATAAGAAAAAATTATTGACGTAA
- a CDS encoding glycoside hydrolase family 3 N-terminal domain-containing protein — protein MNKRLLFLLASLFVIVGKAQEVDPLKAEQYLLQNEWVDSLIDSMSTEEKIGQLFMIQAYSNKDASHEKFISEMITKYHVGNLIFMKGTPNKQVQLTNKYQYLTSKVPLMIGFDGEWGLDMRLKNTYRFPWNMTLGAIEDNKLLEEVGKRIGEQCKRVGIHVNFAPVVDINTNPNNPIIGNRSFGESKQSVADKSIAFTKGMQEAGVLANAKHFPGHGDTATDSHLTLPTINFSEKRIDSIELYPFKKQFNSGVASVMTAHLSIPSLETNSELPSSLSEKVVTDLLKGKLGFQGLIFTDGLNMKGAANYATPAEINLAAFKAGNDILLIPQDIPTTVELFKSSLENGELTLERLNFSVRKILKAKYLVGLKSFEPIKEENLLEDLNSIYDDILHRKLIRNSITVVKNNFNTIPLKHLEQKKVAYVRLGDDKGEYFAATLKKYMKVDVVSEENLGGLLKKLKKYNLVIVGFHKSNKNPWKDYKFSNKDLVWLQEIARNNEIILDVFASPYSLLQIKTFKNIDGVIVSYQNSKLSQNLSAQALFGAFDIKGKLPVSINEDFEAEDGISLKSLKRLEYSIPEEVGLSSVKLKSIDRYIDTILNQKMAPGGQVLVARHGKVVYQRSFGYQTDLKRREIKDSDIYDLASLTKILATLPVVMKLEEDKKLSLFSDLDNLLPHYKKSNKDGLNLKKILSHCGQLKAWIPFYIQTLDSVTGKISKDLYRKKKSKAYSIKVAKNIYLKTSYKDSIKSFIKDSDLRERIGYKYSDLGYYIMKEIIEEKYKKPLNKIVEEEFYRSLGLNRTSYLPLKKFRWTEVVPTEKDDYYRNQLLRGYVHDMGAAMQGGVGGHAGLFANANDIAKIMQMYLQNGYYGGVQYLKPETIDKFNKRYYSHLRNRRGLGFDKPQINPKEKPTCGCVSDSSFGHSGFTGTYTWADPDSGILFVFLSNRVYPTMKNRKLVKSNVRTKIQKVIQDAIIK, from the coding sequence ATGAATAAAAGACTACTATTTTTATTGGCTTCGTTATTCGTCATAGTAGGGAAAGCTCAAGAAGTTGATCCATTAAAAGCAGAGCAATATTTACTTCAGAATGAATGGGTAGATAGTTTGATCGATTCCATGAGTACTGAAGAAAAAATCGGACAGTTATTCATGATTCAAGCTTATTCAAATAAAGATGCTTCACACGAAAAATTTATTTCAGAAATGATTACCAAGTATCACGTTGGTAATTTAATTTTTATGAAAGGCACACCGAATAAACAAGTTCAACTTACAAATAAGTATCAATATTTAACCTCAAAAGTTCCATTAATGATTGGTTTTGATGGTGAATGGGGATTAGATATGCGCTTGAAAAACACCTATCGTTTTCCTTGGAATATGACTTTGGGAGCTATTGAGGACAATAAATTATTGGAGGAAGTTGGTAAACGTATTGGAGAACAATGTAAGAGAGTTGGAATTCATGTGAATTTTGCACCAGTTGTAGACATTAATACAAATCCGAATAATCCAATTATTGGAAATAGATCTTTCGGAGAATCAAAACAAAGTGTTGCAGATAAATCTATCGCATTCACGAAAGGGATGCAAGAAGCTGGAGTGCTTGCGAATGCAAAGCATTTCCCTGGTCATGGAGATACAGCTACAGATTCACATTTAACTTTACCTACGATAAACTTTTCTGAGAAAAGAATAGATTCGATAGAGTTATATCCTTTTAAAAAACAATTTAACTCAGGGGTTGCGAGTGTAATGACAGCACATTTGAGTATTCCGTCACTAGAAACAAACTCAGAATTACCTTCTTCATTATCAGAAAAGGTAGTTACAGATTTATTAAAAGGCAAGTTAGGTTTCCAAGGATTGATTTTTACAGATGGCTTAAATATGAAAGGAGCTGCGAATTATGCCACTCCAGCAGAGATTAATCTAGCTGCTTTTAAAGCAGGAAACGATATTTTATTAATTCCACAAGATATCCCGACGACAGTTGAATTGTTTAAATCTTCTTTAGAGAATGGAGAATTAACCCTAGAACGTTTGAATTTTTCTGTTCGTAAAATTTTAAAGGCTAAATATTTAGTTGGATTAAAAAGTTTTGAGCCAATAAAAGAAGAAAATTTATTAGAGGATTTAAATTCTATTTATGACGATATTTTACATCGTAAACTTATTAGAAATTCGATAACTGTAGTTAAAAACAATTTCAATACTATTCCTTTGAAACACTTGGAACAAAAGAAGGTTGCTTATGTTCGTTTAGGGGATGATAAAGGAGAATATTTTGCCGCTACTCTTAAAAAGTATATGAAGGTTGACGTAGTTTCTGAGGAAAATTTAGGCGGGTTGTTAAAGAAACTCAAGAAATACAATTTAGTAATAGTGGGTTTTCATAAATCAAATAAAAACCCATGGAAAGACTATAAATTTTCTAATAAAGATTTAGTTTGGTTACAAGAGATAGCTAGGAATAATGAGATTATTTTAGACGTATTTGCGAGTCCGTATAGCTTGCTTCAAATTAAAACCTTTAAAAATATAGATGGTGTAATTGTTTCTTATCAAAATAGTAAATTATCTCAGAATTTATCTGCTCAGGCTTTATTTGGGGCTTTTGATATTAAAGGTAAACTACCGGTTTCAATTAATGAGGATTTCGAAGCCGAAGACGGAATTAGTTTAAAGTCTTTAAAAAGATTAGAATATTCAATTCCTGAAGAAGTTGGATTGTCATCAGTAAAACTAAAATCTATAGATCGTTATATTGACACGATTTTGAATCAAAAAATGGCTCCGGGAGGGCAAGTACTTGTTGCTCGTCATGGAAAAGTAGTTTATCAAAGAAGTTTTGGTTATCAAACTGATTTAAAAAGAAGAGAAATTAAAGACTCTGATATTTATGATTTAGCATCTTTAACAAAAATTCTAGCAACTTTACCTGTAGTGATGAAGCTAGAGGAAGATAAAAAACTTTCTTTATTTTCTGATTTAGACAATCTATTACCACATTATAAAAAGAGTAATAAGGATGGTTTAAATCTAAAAAAGATTCTTTCTCACTGTGGTCAGTTAAAAGCATGGATTCCATTTTATATTCAAACATTAGATTCAGTAACTGGAAAAATTTCTAAAGATTTATATCGTAAGAAAAAGTCTAAGGCTTATAGTATCAAAGTGGCTAAAAATATATATTTAAAAACCTCTTATAAAGATTCTATTAAATCTTTTATAAAAGACTCTGATTTACGAGAAAGAATTGGGTATAAGTATAGTGATTTAGGCTATTATATTATGAAAGAAATTATTGAAGAGAAGTATAAGAAACCTTTAAATAAGATAGTGGAAGAGGAGTTTTATAGATCATTAGGACTTAATAGAACATCATATTTGCCATTGAAAAAGTTTCGCTGGACTGAAGTTGTACCGACTGAGAAAGATGATTATTATAGAAATCAATTATTACGTGGATATGTGCATGACATGGGAGCAGCAATGCAAGGTGGAGTTGGAGGTCATGCAGGTTTATTTGCAAACGCAAATGATATCGCTAAAATCATGCAAATGTATCTTCAAAATGGATATTATGGTGGAGTACAATATTTAAAGCCAGAAACTATTGATAAATTCAACAAAAGATATTATTCTCATTTGAGAAATAGAAGAGGTTTAGGTTTCGATAAACCTCAAATAAATCCTAAAGAAAAACCAACTTGTGGTTGCGTTTCAGATAGTAGTTTTGGACATAGTGGATTTACAGGAACATATACTTGGGCAGATCCAGATTCTGGAATCTTATTTGTGTTTTTATCTAATAGAGTTTATCCAACAATGAAAAATAGAAAGCTGGTTAAGAGTAATGTTAGAACCAAAATTCAAAAAGTAATTCAAGACGCTATCATCAAATAG
- a CDS encoding DUF4834 family protein — protein sequence MLEIQQAGPMNFIRTLLIIALVYYTLKFLARLFAPFLMKKAVQKMQERAEKQYGGAKKNNDVKVGETIIDKKPNQSKESDKSVGEYIDFEEID from the coding sequence ATGTTAGAGATCCAACAAGCGGGACCAATGAATTTTATTAGAACACTACTTATCATCGCTTTAGTGTATTATACACTAAAATTTTTAGCTCGACTTTTCGCTCCATTTTTAATGAAAAAAGCCGTTCAGAAAATGCAAGAACGTGCAGAAAAACAATACGGTGGAGCAAAAAAGAATAATGACGTTAAAGTAGGTGAAACCATTATAGACAAAAAACCAAATCAATCAAAAGAAAGTGATAAATCAGTAGGGGAATATATTGATTTTGAAGAAATCGACTAA
- a CDS encoding GTP cyclohydrolase produces the protein MIQLKEIHSKKEIKQFVLFPFYLYKNNKYWVPPIINDEVSNFDKTKNPVFENADARFFIAIKDNKIVGRVIAIINRYEVEQQGIKKMRFGWFDVIDDIEVTKVLLNKVKEIAQENNLEYIEGPVGFNNLDKTGVLIEGFDELGTMITWYNHPYYKDHLEQLGYRKEKEYLENRFLYEDIKIERHVKAGRILKKRYNLKELNFTKTKDIMPYVDEMFELFSKSYSKLSTYVPISDAQIEYFKKKYISFINPEFIKFVMHKETNKLVAFAITMPSFSRALQKANGKLFPFGIFHLLNARKNSKDVTFYLIGVDPTYQNKGVTAILFEEFHKSFGERNIKNCIRTPELEDNTAIHKLWSQFNPRTHKRRRTYRLDL, from the coding sequence ATGATTCAACTAAAAGAAATACACTCTAAAAAGGAAATAAAACAATTTGTTTTATTTCCTTTTTACTTATATAAGAATAACAAATACTGGGTTCCACCAATTATTAATGATGAAGTTTCAAACTTTGACAAAACAAAAAATCCAGTATTCGAAAATGCCGATGCACGATTTTTTATAGCAATTAAAGACAATAAAATTGTTGGACGAGTAATTGCTATTATCAATCGATATGAAGTTGAGCAACAAGGAATCAAAAAAATGAGATTTGGTTGGTTTGATGTTATTGATGATATAGAAGTAACCAAAGTATTGTTGAATAAAGTTAAAGAGATTGCTCAGGAAAATAACTTAGAATATATTGAAGGTCCAGTTGGGTTTAACAATTTAGATAAAACAGGTGTTCTTATTGAAGGATTTGATGAATTAGGAACAATGATAACTTGGTACAATCACCCATATTACAAAGATCATTTAGAACAACTCGGGTATCGCAAGGAGAAAGAATATCTAGAAAATAGATTTCTTTATGAGGATATTAAGATTGAAAGACACGTTAAAGCAGGTCGTATACTAAAAAAGAGATACAATCTAAAGGAATTGAACTTTACTAAAACAAAAGATATAATGCCATATGTTGATGAAATGTTTGAGTTGTTCAGTAAGAGCTATTCAAAACTATCAACTTATGTTCCTATTTCAGATGCACAAATAGAATATTTCAAAAAGAAATATATCAGCTTTATAAATCCAGAATTTATAAAATTTGTAATGCATAAAGAAACGAATAAATTAGTTGCTTTTGCTATTACCATGCCCTCGTTTTCTAGAGCTTTACAAAAAGCGAATGGTAAATTGTTTCCCTTTGGAATATTCCATCTTTTAAACGCCAGAAAAAACTCTAAAGACGTAACTTTTTATCTAATTGGTGTAGATCCAACATATCAAAACAAAGGAGTTACAGCCATTTTATTTGAAGAGTTCCATAAATCTTTTGGAGAAAGAAATATAAAAAACTGTATCCGAACACCAGAACTTGAGGATAACACTGCAATCCATAAATTATGGTCGCAGTTTAATCCAAGAACTCATAAAAGAAGAAGAACGTATCGATTAGATTTATAA
- a CDS encoding transporter has translation MMKFFFSVLLLFLCTTITAQYTEVINSNKPGFSESPYSVGKGVYQFESSIFHRNTSAIPTFSNPIATGLELHYRMGVLDESLEFNITTAVQQNEFTFLNVFESSRSQFGFGQFTIGAKYLVYKPKYQDKSKEIRSWKKRHSFDWSRWIPHVAVYGGINFGSFLSDYHARGGITPKIGVLLQNEFSHKLNVITNIHYNYIGGYLPEFSYVVTGTYNFTNKWSGFAEHQALFNKQESQSNLGLGVAYLFNNNLQINSSLRGTFQENSTGIYTSIGVSYRINNHVDKYVELDEFGNKIEGEDIQTYNKGFFGRLIDKIKNLFKKKDKNGPQLETEKTEEELEEEKEGRVRVRQKSVLGDITKKDKKAKKKTTKEKEKAARKKKKAEEKAKRKLEKEKLKEEKRKKKEQEKLEREIKKLEEELRKEEELEKKEKQEKEKKKKDKEKEKKDNE, from the coding sequence ATGATGAAATTTTTTTTTAGTGTACTATTATTGTTTTTATGTACAACAATAACAGCACAGTACACGGAAGTGATAAATTCGAATAAACCTGGTTTTTCTGAAAGCCCTTACAGTGTTGGTAAAGGAGTTTATCAATTTGAAAGTAGTATCTTTCATAGAAATACTTCTGCCATTCCAACGTTTAGTAACCCGATTGCAACTGGACTTGAATTACACTACAGAATGGGAGTATTAGATGAATCTTTAGAATTTAATATAACAACTGCAGTTCAACAAAATGAATTTACATTTCTAAATGTTTTCGAATCAAGTAGATCACAATTTGGTTTTGGTCAATTTACAATTGGTGCTAAATATTTGGTTTATAAACCAAAATACCAAGATAAATCAAAAGAAATCAGAAGTTGGAAAAAAAGACATTCTTTCGATTGGTCTCGATGGATTCCTCACGTTGCTGTTTATGGAGGAATCAACTTTGGTTCTTTCTTAAGCGATTACCACGCCCGAGGAGGAATTACTCCAAAAATTGGTGTTTTATTACAAAATGAATTTTCACACAAACTTAATGTAATAACAAATATTCATTATAACTATATAGGTGGTTATTTACCCGAGTTTTCTTACGTAGTTACAGGAACTTATAATTTTACTAACAAATGGTCGGGGTTTGCAGAACATCAAGCGCTATTTAACAAACAAGAATCACAGAGTAACTTAGGTTTAGGAGTTGCTTATTTATTCAATAATAATTTACAAATTAACTCCTCTTTAAGAGGAACATTCCAAGAGAACAGTACCGGAATTTATACCAGTATTGGAGTATCTTATAGAATCAACAACCATGTGGATAAATATGTTGAACTGGATGAATTTGGCAATAAAATTGAAGGAGAAGATATTCAAACTTATAACAAAGGCTTCTTCGGACGTTTAATCGACAAAATCAAAAACTTATTCAAAAAGAAAGACAAAAACGGTCCACAACTTGAAACAGAAAAGACAGAGGAGGAACTTGAAGAAGAAAAAGAAGGAAGAGTAAGAGTACGCCAAAAATCTGTTTTAGGTGATATTACTAAAAAAGATAAAAAAGCCAAGAAAAAAACAACCAAAGAAAAAGAAAAAGCAGCTAGAAAGAAGAAAAAAGCTGAGGAAAAAGCTAAAAGAAAACTTGAAAAGGAAAAGCTAAAAGAAGAAAAGAGAAAAAAGAAAGAGCAAGAAAAACTTGAGAGAGAAATAAAAAAGCTTGAGGAAGAGTTGAGAAAAGAAGAAGAGCTAGAGAAAAAGGAAAAACAAGAAAAAGAGAAGAAAAAGAAAGACAAAGAAAAAGAAAAAAAGGATAATGAATAG
- a CDS encoding 16S rRNA (uracil(1498)-N(3))-methyltransferase produces MQLFFNSHIKPETKEILFSKEESRHIIKVLRKRQGDILHITNGNGYLFSAEIIIESDKKCTAKIKEVEFREKEWNYYLHVAIAPTKNIDRLEWFIEKATEIGIDEITLLLCDNSERKVVKIERLEKIMLSAAKQSLKFNAPKLNGLTKFKDFLNGNKEGNLFIAHCYDGDKTSLKSFEFKGGRVTVLIGPEGDFSLKEVKEAVQSKLIPISLGSSRLRTETAGIVAVHSINLLH; encoded by the coding sequence ATGCAACTTTTTTTTAATTCACATATAAAACCTGAAACAAAAGAAATTCTTTTTAGTAAAGAAGAAAGTCGTCATATTATTAAGGTCTTAAGAAAGAGACAAGGTGATATTCTTCATATTACCAATGGCAATGGATATTTATTTTCTGCCGAAATTATAATTGAAAGTGATAAAAAATGTACTGCCAAAATTAAAGAAGTTGAATTCAGGGAAAAAGAATGGAATTATTATTTACATGTTGCTATCGCTCCAACAAAAAATATTGATCGTTTAGAATGGTTTATCGAAAAAGCCACTGAAATAGGTATTGATGAAATAACACTATTACTTTGCGATAACTCCGAAAGAAAAGTGGTTAAAATTGAGCGTTTAGAAAAAATCATGCTTTCCGCGGCAAAACAATCATTGAAGTTCAATGCGCCTAAGTTAAATGGACTTACTAAATTTAAAGACTTTTTAAATGGTAACAAAGAGGGTAATTTGTTTATTGCGCATTGCTATGATGGAGACAAAACCTCACTAAAGTCTTTTGAATTTAAAGGAGGAAGAGTTACAGTTTTAATTGGACCAGAAGGAGATTTCTCTCTGAAAGAAGTAAAAGAAGCGGTGCAATCTAAACTTATTCCTATTAGCTTAGGATCAAGTCGCCTAAGAACAGAAACTGCTGGTATTGTTGCTGTTCATAGCATAAATTTACTTCATTAA
- a CDS encoding DUF4159 domain-containing protein, protein MKKLLFLLFLSLYVSQGQEIGILKYQGGGDWYSNPTSLPNLVKFTNQYCKTSINSNIATVSPSNADVFNYPILFLTGHGNVFFDNDDVENLRNYLISGGFIHISDNYGLDKYIRKELKKIFPKLTLQEIPKSHPIYNQTFNFPKGLPKIHEHNKKPPQGLGLFYEGRLIVYYDYESDLSDGWEDQTVHNNPQEIRIKALKMGANIIEYAFKN, encoded by the coding sequence ATGAAAAAATTACTATTTCTATTATTTTTAAGTTTATATGTATCGCAGGGACAAGAGATAGGGATTTTAAAATATCAAGGTGGTGGTGATTGGTACTCCAATCCAACTTCTTTACCTAATCTTGTAAAATTTACCAATCAGTATTGTAAAACATCTATTAACTCGAATATTGCAACCGTATCACCAAGTAATGCGGATGTATTCAACTACCCTATTTTATTTCTTACTGGACATGGAAATGTTTTTTTTGATAATGATGATGTGGAAAATCTTAGAAATTATTTGATTTCTGGAGGTTTTATTCATATTTCTGACAATTACGGACTTGATAAGTATATAAGAAAAGAACTAAAAAAAATCTTTCCAAAACTAACGCTACAAGAAATTCCAAAAAGTCATCCTATATATAATCAAACTTTCAATTTTCCTAAAGGACTTCCTAAAATTCATGAACATAACAAAAAGCCACCGCAAGGATTAGGCCTTTTTTATGAAGGAAGACTTATTGTTTATTATGATTATGAAAGTGATTTGAGTGATGGTTGGGAAGATCAAACAGTTCACAACAATCCTCAAGAAATAAGAATTAAGGCACTTAAAATGGGAGCCAATATTATTGAATATGCTTTTAAAAATTAA
- a CDS encoding helix-turn-helix domain-containing protein — translation MLDYIQIPWHFLSAPFFYAFLVNYLNISDQSRKLLKYFLGIFIVLCFAQLTFVITYSLGGGTKDELDYMYERYTSFEELVSLVGSLSLFVYSFYILKGKKKLFTKILTYDNLKWIYDFFKLTLIVYVLWIFALVIKFYLNFSGFIYSYYPLRISTTVIIFILGYQGLRYLRLLKERKNIRENINIEDYEVINSLKVSQVHNIEMNESDLKETTYESQFLEIDSFIRSKKIYLQPKYTLQNLSNDLNIGSSTLSAIINKNAKKSFVDYINEMRVKQAKKFLVDQKYEGYTIASIGLESGFNSKSAFYDVFKKRTGMTPLAFKNNNINKNSFA, via the coding sequence ATGTTGGATTATATTCAAATTCCTTGGCATTTTTTAAGTGCTCCCTTCTTTTATGCATTTTTAGTCAATTACTTAAATATTTCAGATCAATCAAGAAAACTTCTCAAATATTTTCTCGGAATTTTTATTGTACTATGTTTCGCGCAGCTAACTTTTGTGATTACATACTCTTTAGGAGGTGGAACAAAAGATGAACTAGACTATATGTACGAGCGATATACTTCTTTTGAAGAATTGGTTAGCTTAGTTGGATCACTTTCTCTTTTTGTGTATTCTTTTTATATATTAAAAGGAAAGAAAAAGCTATTTACAAAAATTTTGACTTATGATAATTTAAAGTGGATTTACGACTTTTTTAAATTAACCTTAATAGTATATGTCCTTTGGATTTTCGCTCTAGTTATTAAATTCTACTTAAACTTTTCTGGTTTTATCTATTCATATTATCCATTAAGAATTTCTACAACGGTAATTATTTTCATTCTAGGTTATCAAGGCTTACGTTATTTACGATTATTAAAAGAGCGTAAAAATATTCGAGAAAATATAAATATTGAGGATTATGAGGTTATTAATTCCCTAAAAGTATCTCAGGTACATAATATTGAAATGAATGAATCAGATTTAAAAGAAACAACATATGAATCTCAGTTTTTAGAAATTGATTCTTTTATTCGCTCTAAGAAAATTTACCTTCAGCCAAAATATACTTTACAAAATTTATCGAATGACCTAAATATTGGTTCCAGTACATTATCTGCTATTATTAATAAAAATGCTAAAAAGAGTTTTGTAGACTATATTAATGAAATGAGAGTTAAACAAGCCAAAAAATTTTTAGTTGATCAGAAATACGAAGGATACACGATTGCATCTATTGGACTAGAATCAGGGTTTAATTCGAAATCTGCTTTTTATGATGTTTTCAAAAAACGAACTGGAATGACCCCATTGGCTTTTAAAAATAATAATATCAACAAAAATAGCTTCGCTTAA